A window from Flavobacterium sp. 83 encodes these proteins:
- a CDS encoding arsenate reductase family protein, with the protein MDKIYYLASCDTCRKIIKSLPKEHDFKFHDIKQDPITVAELEQMRELSGSYEALFSKKAQLYKSMDLKNKSLTEDDYKKYILEHYTFLSRPVFIIKDTIYIGNTQQNMLQVMKALG; encoded by the coding sequence ATGGACAAAATATATTATCTCGCTTCTTGCGACACCTGCAGGAAAATTATAAAATCATTACCTAAAGAGCATGATTTTAAATTTCACGACATCAAACAAGATCCAATTACCGTTGCCGAATTAGAACAAATGCGTGAACTTTCCGGAAGTTACGAAGCACTTTTCAGCAAAAAAGCGCAACTGTACAAATCAATGGATTTAAAAAACAAATCGTTGACCGAAGACGATTACAAGAAATACATTCTGGAGCATTATACGTTCTTGAGTCGCCCTGTTTTTATTATCAAAGACACCATTTACATTGGCAATACCCAGCAAAACATGTTGCAAGTAATGAAAGCTTTAGGATAG
- a CDS encoding YicC/YloC family endoribonuclease has translation MIQSMTGFGKATLQLPTKKITVEVKSLNSKGLDLNVRMPSLYREMELGLRNQIALKLERGKVDFSIFIESTAEQTSTKVNVPIVKGYINQLREVYANADETELMKMAIRMPDTMKIERDEIDENDWVQIQTVVEEALQNILNFRRDEGMSLEKEFQLRIGNIRQYMTEALALDPERVQAIKDRLQTAISELKVNVDENRFEQELIYYLEKLDITEEKVRLTNHLDYFLETINGTEANGRKLGFITQEMGREINTMGSKSNHAQMQKLVVQMKDELEKIKEQVLNVL, from the coding sequence ATGATACAATCAATGACAGGTTTTGGTAAAGCAACTTTGCAATTACCAACCAAAAAAATCACGGTAGAAGTAAAATCCTTAAACAGTAAAGGTTTAGATTTGAATGTGAGAATGCCTTCGCTGTACCGCGAAATGGAATTGGGTTTACGCAACCAAATTGCACTGAAACTGGAAAGAGGAAAAGTAGATTTTTCTATTTTTATCGAAAGTACCGCTGAACAAACTTCGACGAAAGTAAATGTACCGATTGTAAAAGGGTACATTAATCAGTTGAGAGAAGTCTATGCCAATGCTGATGAAACAGAACTAATGAAAATGGCTATTCGCATGCCAGATACCATGAAAATAGAACGCGATGAAATCGATGAAAACGACTGGGTTCAAATCCAAACCGTTGTCGAAGAAGCGCTGCAAAACATCTTGAACTTTAGAAGAGATGAAGGGATGTCTCTTGAAAAAGAATTTCAATTGCGAATTGGCAATATTCGTCAATACATGACCGAAGCTTTGGCACTTGATCCAGAACGCGTTCAGGCGATAAAAGACCGTTTGCAAACTGCAATTTCAGAACTTAAAGTGAATGTAGACGAAAATCGTTTCGAGCAGGAATTGATTTATTATTTAGAAAAATTAGACATTACTGAAGAAAAAGTGCGTTTGACTAATCATCTTGATTATTTCCTTGAAACCATCAACGGAACTGAAGCCAATGGTAGAAAATTAGGTTTCATTACCCAAGAAATGGGGCGTGAAATCAACACGATGGGTTCTAAATCCAATCACGCACAAATGCAAAAATTAGTCGTTCAGATGAAAGACGAATTGGAAAAAATCAAGGAGCAGGTATTGAACGTATTGTAA
- a CDS encoding LysR family transcriptional regulator: protein MVNLEWYRTFKSVYKNGNFSLAAKELFISQPAVSQQISMLEAHVGYKLFNRKSKGVEPTEYAKLLNNLIIEALDRLENVENGFRAKAFNANRLISIGISKHLMSSLGSCLIAKFDFIDFSFHENDALFELVDSKKLDFAIVTKKFDTFDTIQKKVGEIKQVIVGSNNIDDSELKSNIKIKDFTALEHWLNDQKWFSHNAQIPHIKLFWLHVFNKKRPSMVPNYIIPSEYEMLEILSRNTGIGVVWDINAKHFIAEKRVQLLWNSKQMPSTEVFLLSGKNDNLSTVFENIGAELKKVLK from the coding sequence ATGGTCAATCTCGAATGGTACAGAACCTTTAAATCGGTTTACAAAAACGGGAATTTTTCTTTGGCTGCCAAAGAATTATTTATTAGTCAACCTGCTGTAAGTCAGCAAATATCAATGTTAGAAGCACATGTGGGATATAAACTTTTCAATCGAAAGTCGAAAGGTGTAGAACCAACGGAATACGCTAAGTTACTCAATAATTTAATCATTGAAGCCTTAGATCGACTAGAAAACGTGGAGAATGGTTTTCGTGCCAAAGCGTTTAATGCCAATCGATTAATTTCAATTGGTATTTCGAAACATTTAATGAGCAGCTTGGGAAGTTGTTTGATTGCTAAATTTGATTTTATTGATTTTAGCTTTCATGAAAATGATGCTCTTTTTGAATTGGTTGATTCTAAAAAACTTGATTTTGCTATTGTAACTAAAAAATTCGATACGTTTGACACCATTCAGAAAAAGGTAGGTGAAATTAAACAGGTTATAGTAGGTTCAAATAATATAGATGACTCCGAATTAAAATCTAATATCAAAATTAAAGATTTCACGGCACTCGAACATTGGCTCAATGATCAAAAATGGTTCAGTCATAATGCACAAATTCCGCATATTAAGTTATTTTGGTTGCATGTTTTCAATAAAAAAAGACCTTCTATGGTTCCTAATTATATCATTCCATCCGAATATGAAATGCTGGAAATACTTTCTAGAAATACTGGAATAGGGGTAGTTTGGGATATAAATGCAAAGCATTTTATTGCAGAAAAAAGAGTACAATTATTATGGAACAGCAAGCAAATGCCAAGTACGGAAGTGTTTTTATTATCGGGTAAAAACGATAATTTGAGTACTGTTTTTGAGAATATTGGAGCAGAATTGAAAAAGGTGTTGAAGTAG
- a CDS encoding iron-containing alcohol dehydrogenase: MLNFELYNPTNLIFGKGQIEKLATLVPKNTKILLAYGGGSIFKNGIHEQVRKSLEGFDVIEFGGIEANPHFETLMKAVEIIRAEKINFILAVGGGSVIDGVKFLSAAANFEGNPIDILKKRILFRDVTKVVPFGTVLTLPATGSEMNSGSVITIETTQEKLDFGGSALFPKFSICDPTVIASLPKRQLQNGVVDAYTHVLEQYLTYPHEGYLQDRIAESILQTLIQVGPDVVENPTDYALASNFMWSCTMALNGLIQKGVPSDWATHMIGHELTALYGIDHARTLAVVGPNLYRVMFETKKGKLAQYGKRIFNLTGSDDEIANEAINKTVEFFHIMGMQTKLSDYTKDFEKTADFIVTRFEERGWKALGEKQNITLEKVQSIVEMSY; the protein is encoded by the coding sequence ATGTTAAATTTCGAATTATACAATCCTACGAACTTAATTTTTGGTAAAGGACAAATAGAAAAACTAGCAACACTAGTTCCAAAAAATACTAAAATATTATTGGCTTATGGAGGTGGAAGTATCTTTAAAAATGGGATTCACGAGCAAGTTCGTAAAAGCTTGGAAGGGTTTGATGTAATTGAATTTGGAGGTATCGAAGCCAACCCTCATTTTGAAACTTTGATGAAAGCAGTAGAAATCATCCGTGCCGAAAAAATTAATTTCATTCTTGCCGTTGGTGGAGGAAGTGTAATTGATGGTGTAAAATTTCTTTCGGCAGCAGCAAATTTTGAAGGAAATCCAATCGATATTCTTAAAAAAAGAATCCTTTTTAGAGATGTAACTAAAGTCGTTCCTTTTGGGACAGTTTTGACTTTACCGGCAACGGGAAGCGAAATGAATTCTGGCTCTGTGATTACGATTGAAACTACGCAGGAAAAACTAGACTTTGGCGGATCTGCTTTGTTTCCAAAATTCTCTATTTGTGACCCAACTGTAATAGCCTCTTTGCCAAAAAGACAATTACAAAACGGCGTTGTTGATGCTTACACACACGTTTTAGAACAATATTTAACCTATCCGCACGAAGGATATCTCCAAGACCGAATAGCAGAGAGTATTCTGCAAACTTTGATTCAAGTTGGTCCAGACGTAGTTGAAAATCCTACGGATTATGCGTTAGCCTCTAACTTTATGTGGAGTTGTACGATGGCTCTAAACGGATTAATCCAAAAAGGTGTTCCTTCGGATTGGGCGACGCACATGATTGGACATGAATTGACCGCTTTGTACGGAATCGATCATGCCAGAACGTTGGCAGTTGTAGGTCCAAATTTGTACCGAGTAATGTTTGAAACCAAAAAAGGAAAATTAGCACAATACGGAAAACGTATTTTTAATTTGACAGGAAGTGATGATGAAATTGCTAATGAAGCTATCAACAAAACAGTGGAATTCTTTCACATAATGGGAATGCAAACGAAATTATCTGATTATACAAAAGACTTTGAAAAAACGGCTGATTTTATTGTAACCCGTTTTGAAGAGCGAGGTTGGAAAGCCTTGGGTGAAAAACAGAACATTACTTTAGAGAAAGTACAGTCTATTGTAGAAATGAGTTATTAA
- a CDS encoding type 1 glutamine amidotransferase domain-containing protein: protein MKKIVLFAIVALTVSCITATAQKINKKGMKKVLFVVTSHDKLGNTGEKTGFWTEELAAPYYALADKGIQIDIATPLGGQPPIDPKSEDPSAATEDTKRFDSDTVLLAKLKNTKKLSDVNQADYDAVFYPGGHGPLWDLAEDKTSIALIESFYTHNKPVGFVCHAPGALKNVKVNGEFLVKGKKVTGFSNTEEEAVGLTKVVPFLLEDVLQNNGATYSKVADWHPYAVEDGLLITGQNPASSKLVAEKILNQLNAKK from the coding sequence ATGAAGAAAATTGTATTATTTGCCATTGTAGCATTAACCGTAAGTTGCATAACCGCAACTGCACAAAAAATAAATAAAAAAGGCATGAAAAAAGTATTATTTGTGGTTACCAGTCACGATAAATTGGGTAACACAGGAGAAAAAACAGGATTTTGGACTGAAGAATTAGCGGCACCTTATTACGCTTTGGCTGATAAAGGAATCCAAATTGATATTGCAACACCACTGGGAGGGCAACCGCCTATTGATCCAAAAAGTGAAGACCCATCAGCTGCGACAGAAGACACCAAAAGATTTGACAGCGACACTGTGCTTCTTGCTAAACTAAAAAACACAAAAAAATTATCGGATGTAAATCAAGCAGATTATGACGCCGTTTTTTACCCAGGAGGTCACGGTCCACTTTGGGATTTAGCCGAAGATAAAACTTCAATCGCATTGATTGAATCTTTTTACACACACAATAAACCTGTTGGCTTTGTTTGTCATGCTCCTGGAGCTTTGAAAAATGTAAAAGTAAATGGGGAATTTTTAGTGAAAGGTAAAAAAGTAACCGGATTCTCTAATACAGAAGAGGAAGCAGTGGGTTTGACTAAAGTGGTTCCATTTTTATTAGAAGATGTTTTACAAAATAACGGCGCTACGTATAGCAAAGTTGCTGACTGGCATCCATATGCCGTTGAAGATGGATTATTAATTACAGGACAAAATCCAGCTTCCTCTAAACTTGTGGCTGAGAAAATATTAAATCAATTAAACGCAAAAAAATAA
- the gmk gene encoding guanylate kinase, with amino-acid sequence MSTGGKLIVFSAPSGSGKTTIVRHLLSKEDLNLEFSISAATREARGEEVSGKDYYFMSLEEFKTHIKNEDFVEWEEVYRDNFYGTLKSEVERIWAKGKNVIFDIDVSGGLRIKHKFPEETLAVFVKPPSVDELKRRLKERSTESEDKINMRIAKASVELATAPQFDVIIKNYDLDIALEEAYQLVKNFVK; translated from the coding sequence ATGAGCACAGGAGGAAAATTAATCGTTTTTTCGGCACCATCAGGATCTGGAAAAACTACCATAGTTAGGCATTTATTGAGCAAAGAAGATTTGAATCTTGAATTTTCTATTTCGGCAGCGACACGCGAAGCACGTGGCGAGGAAGTAAGCGGAAAAGATTATTACTTTATGTCATTGGAAGAATTTAAAACGCATATCAAAAACGAAGATTTTGTAGAATGGGAAGAAGTCTACCGCGATAATTTCTACGGAACCCTGAAAAGTGAAGTAGAACGCATTTGGGCCAAAGGAAAAAACGTGATTTTTGATATTGATGTATCTGGAGGATTGCGTATCAAGCATAAATTTCCGGAAGAAACTTTAGCCGTTTTCGTGAAACCACCAAGCGTGGATGAACTAAAAAGGAGACTAAAAGAACGTTCTACCGAAAGTGAAGACAAAATCAATATGCGTATTGCTAAAGCTTCTGTAGAACTGGCAACAGCACCACAGTTTGATGTTATTATAAAAAACTACGATTTAGATATTGCTCTTGAAGAAGCGTATCAATTAGTAAAGAATTTTGTAAAATAG
- the nadD gene encoding nicotinate (nicotinamide) nucleotide adenylyltransferase, with product MKIGLYFGTFNPIHVGHLIIANHMAEHADLDQVWMVVTPHNPLKKKSTLLDDYHRLQMVHLATEDFPKIKPSDIEFKLSQPNYTVNTLVHLQEKFPTYEFSLIMGEDNLKSLHKWKNHEAILAHHEIYVYPRLSSEAENLMFKDHPKIHMIDAPVVEISSTFIRDNIKKGKNVQPLLPGKVWEYIDHNNFYKK from the coding sequence ATGAAAATAGGATTGTATTTCGGAACGTTTAACCCCATTCATGTTGGGCATCTCATCATTGCCAATCACATGGCCGAGCATGCCGATTTAGACCAAGTATGGATGGTGGTTACGCCACACAATCCTTTGAAGAAAAAAAGTACTTTACTCGATGATTACCATCGTTTGCAGATGGTACATCTTGCTACCGAGGATTTCCCAAAAATCAAACCTTCGGATATTGAGTTTAAATTATCGCAGCCCAATTATACCGTAAACACTTTAGTTCACTTACAGGAAAAATTTCCAACTTACGAGTTCTCCTTAATAATGGGCGAAGACAATTTAAAATCTTTGCACAAATGGAAAAACCACGAAGCAATACTGGCACATCATGAAATTTATGTCTATCCTCGACTTTCAAGTGAAGCAGAGAACCTAATGTTTAAGGACCACCCAAAAATTCATATGATTGATGCACCGGTTGTCGAAATATCATCCACATTTATTCGAGATAATATCAAGAAAGGCAAAAATGTGCAGCCTTTGCTACCTGGGAAAGTTTGGGAATACATTGACCATAATAACTTTTACAAGAAGTAA
- the pheS gene encoding phenylalanine--tRNA ligase subunit alpha: MIDKIKEYIGEAQAFSTQNIADLEAFRIKFLGSKGLLKDLFAEFKNVPNEQKKEFGQVINLLKTSAEEKVKTIQEALESKEEIKGFYGDLTRSAEPITIGSRHPISLVKNQIIDIFSNIGFNVSEGPEIEDDWHNFTALNLPEYHPARDMQDTFFIQTNPDILLRTHTSSVQVRYMEENKPPIRTISPGRVFRNEAVSSRSHCIFHQVEGLYIDKDVSFADLKQTLLYFTKEMFGKSKIRLRPSYFPFTEPSAEVDIYWGLKTETDYRITKGTGWLEIMGCGMVDPNVLKNCGINPDEYNGFAFGMGIERIAMLLYQIGDIRMFYENDVRFLEQFKSSI, from the coding sequence ATGATAGACAAGATAAAAGAATATATTGGCGAAGCACAAGCTTTTTCAACGCAAAACATAGCAGATTTAGAAGCATTCCGAATTAAATTTCTTGGAAGCAAAGGGCTTTTAAAAGATCTTTTCGCTGAATTCAAAAATGTTCCTAATGAACAAAAGAAAGAATTTGGACAAGTAATCAATTTGCTTAAAACGTCTGCCGAAGAAAAAGTAAAAACCATACAGGAAGCTTTAGAAAGTAAAGAAGAAATCAAAGGCTTTTATGGGGATTTGACACGTTCGGCTGAACCAATAACTATTGGCTCTCGTCACCCTATTTCATTGGTAAAAAATCAAATTATTGATATCTTTTCAAATATTGGTTTCAATGTTTCTGAAGGTCCGGAAATCGAAGACGACTGGCATAATTTCACCGCATTAAACTTACCGGAATACCATCCGGCTCGTGACATGCAAGACACCTTTTTCATACAAACTAATCCGGATATTTTATTGCGTACGCATACATCATCCGTTCAGGTGCGTTACATGGAAGAAAATAAACCACCTATTCGTACGATTTCTCCGGGAAGAGTTTTCCGTAATGAAGCTGTTTCATCTCGTTCTCACTGTATTTTTCACCAAGTGGAAGGATTATACATTGATAAAGACGTTTCTTTTGCCGACTTAAAACAAACGCTTTTATATTTCACCAAAGAGATGTTCGGAAAATCAAAAATCCGTTTACGTCCGTCTTATTTTCCATTTACGGAACCAAGCGCTGAGGTTGATATCTATTGGGGTCTAAAAACGGAAACCGATTATAGAATCACTAAGGGGACCGGTTGGTTAGAAATCATGGGTTGCGGAATGGTTGATCCTAACGTTTTGAAAAACTGTGGCATCAATCCTGACGAATACAACGGTTTTGCATTCGGTATGGGAATCGAAAGAATTGCCATGTTGTTGTATCAAATTGGCGATATACGTATGTTCTACGAAAATGACGTTCGTTTCTTGGAGCAATTTAAATCAAGTATTTAG
- a CDS encoding NAD(P)H-dependent glycerol-3-phosphate dehydrogenase, which produces MTENIKFAVIGGGSWATAIAKMLCVNLSEISWYMRNEAAIEHIKTYKHNPNYLSSVEFDVKKLKLTSDINEAVGYADYIIFAIPSAFLDAELEKLTVSLKDKIIFSAIKGIVPETSLIVGEHFHVKYDIPYYNIGVITGPCHAEEVAMERLSYLTIACGDDEKAKIVAKNLSGNYIKTKITDDIIGTEYAAMLKNIYAIAAGMAHGLGYGDNFQSVLMSNGIREMKKFIKKVHKMKRNINDSAYLGDLLVTGYSVFSRNRMFGNMIGKGYTVKSAMMEMSMVAEGYYAAKSAYKLNQGYGAKTPIIDAVYEILYGGKDAKTVFKALTDKLD; this is translated from the coding sequence ATGACCGAAAACATAAAATTTGCAGTAATTGGCGGAGGAAGTTGGGCAACAGCGATTGCAAAGATGCTATGTGTAAATCTTTCGGAGATTTCGTGGTATATGCGTAATGAAGCTGCTATAGAACACATTAAAACCTACAAACACAATCCAAATTATCTAAGTTCTGTTGAATTTGATGTCAAAAAACTGAAACTCACCAGTGATATCAATGAGGCTGTGGGGTATGCTGATTATATCATTTTTGCAATTCCATCTGCTTTTTTGGATGCTGAATTAGAAAAATTGACGGTTTCACTGAAAGACAAAATCATTTTTTCGGCAATAAAAGGTATTGTTCCCGAAACGAGTTTGATTGTAGGCGAACATTTCCATGTTAAATATGACATTCCTTATTATAATATAGGTGTGATTACCGGACCTTGTCACGCAGAAGAAGTAGCTATGGAGCGATTGTCGTATCTGACTATTGCCTGTGGCGATGATGAAAAAGCTAAAATTGTTGCTAAAAATCTATCTGGAAATTATATTAAAACGAAGATTACAGATGACATTATAGGAACTGAATATGCTGCCATGCTAAAAAATATTTATGCAATTGCAGCCGGAATGGCTCACGGATTAGGTTATGGCGACAATTTCCAGTCCGTATTGATGAGCAATGGGATTCGGGAGATGAAAAAATTCATTAAAAAGGTCCATAAAATGAAACGTAACATTAATGATTCGGCTTATTTAGGCGATTTATTGGTTACGGGATATTCTGTATTCTCCAGAAACAGAATGTTCGGGAATATGATTGGTAAAGGCTACACTGTAAAATCAGCTATGATGGAAATGAGTATGGTTGCCGAAGGTTATTATGCTGCAAAAAGCGCTTATAAACTAAATCAAGGATACGGAGCCAAAACTCCAATTATAGATGCCGTTTATGAAATTTTGTACGGAGGAAAAGATGCTAAAACTGTTTTTAAGGCTCTAACTGATAAATTAGATTAG